One genomic region from Sander lucioperca isolate FBNREF2018 chromosome 3, SLUC_FBN_1.2, whole genome shotgun sequence encodes:
- the mthfsd gene encoding methenyltetrahydrofolate synthase domain-containing protein gives MAPVIEINPEATKWDIREKVWDYIEENNLANFPRPVHNRIPNFKGAFTACAKVSELQVFTQATEVKVDPDKPLEGARLAVLEAQKKLLVPTPRLRTGLFNNITPPQGASKEQLRICSSSQGVKDFSVPVDLDTKVKVDLVVVGSVAVSEKGLRIGKGEGFADLEYGMMALMGAVDESTVVVTVVHDCQVMDIPEELKESHDLTVDYILTPTRVIKTDCQIPKPQGIIWTKLDTEKLEKIPILKKLRALEEEAGKDVTLGAEPVAPEPGLQTGQPKRQTRRRPRQKIQQDGEGESKPEKIESEQKARQWRPTRVRKESRGDGEGGNDRGKGKRGENIKEKGPEEGGGEVMSQRKLPLSVTTVYLGGIPAGLRVSELKTALREREATPLRLTWQGAQHRAFLDYSDPQAAERALEALQDLSLNGQSLQAEMAKSQRGGKRSGQSNRRPRPPTAPISKTAPPDTESDTNEKTEQ, from the exons ATGGCGCCTGTTATAGAAATAAATCCGG AAGCGACGAAATGGGACATTCGTGAGAAAGTTTGGGACTACATCGAAGAAAATAATCTGGCCAATTTCCCCAGGCCTGTTCACAACAGAATCCCAAATTTCAAG GGTGCTTTCACAGCCTGTGCCAAGGTGTCTGAACTGCAGGTGTTCACCCAGGCCACAGAGGTGAAGGTGGATCCTGATAAACCTCTGGAAGGTGCCCGGCTGGCAGTGCTAGAG GCGCAGAAAAAATTATTGGTCCCAACTCCTCGTCTTCGTACCGGCCTTTTCAATAATATCACTCCTCCCCAGGGGGCCAGCAAAGAGCAGCTACGCATATGCTCTTCCTCTCag GGTGTGAAAGACTTCAGTGTGCCCGTTGACCTGGATACGAAGGTGAAGGTAGACCTGGTGGTGGTTGGCTCTGTGGCGGTGTCAGAGAAAG GCTTGCGAATTGGAAAAGGAGAGGGCTTTGCTGACTTGGAGTATGGCATGATGGCCTTAATGGGAGCTGTCGATGAGTCTACTGTGGTGGTTACTGTTGTCCATGACTGTCAG GTGATGGACATTCCAGAGGAGTTAAAAGAAAGTCATGACCTGACTGTGGACTACATCCTCACACCCACCAGAGTCATTAAAACAGATTGCCAGATCCCCAAACCACAGGGAATCATCTGGACTAAG CTGGACACAGAAAAGCTGGAGAAGATCCCCATCCTGAAGAAGCTGCGTGCTCTGGAGGAAGAGGCTGGAAAGGATGTAACACTGGGGGCGGAGCCCGTTGCACCAGAGCCTGGTCTGCAGACCGGTCAACCCAAAAGGCAAACCAGACGGAGGCCAAGGCAGAAGATACagcaggatggtgagggagaaTCCAAACCGGAGAAAATAGAGTCAGAACAGAAAGCTAGACAGTGGCGCCCAACTAGAGTGAGGAAAGAAAGCCGAGGAGATGGTGAGGGAGGTAATGAcagaggaaaggggaaaagaggAGAGAACATAAAGGAGAAGGGCCCAGAGGAGGGTGGAGGTGAAGTCATGTCTCAACGTAAGCTCCCTCTGAGTGTGACCACAGTTTACCTTGGGGGAATCCCTGCTGGGCTGCGTGTTAGTGAGCTGAAAACTGCcctcagagagagggaggccaCCCCACTGAGGCTCACCTGGCAGGGAGCTCAACACAGGGCCTTCCTGGACTACAGCGACCCCCAGGCTGCAGAGCGGGCCCTGGAGGCTCTGCAGGATCTCAGTCTGAATGGTCAGAGTCTGCAGGCTGAGATGGCCAAGAGCCAGCGCGGAGGCAAGAGGTCCGGACAGTCCAATCGGAGACCGAGACCACCAACGGCTCCGATATCTAAAACTGCACCACCAGATACTGAGAGTGACACCAATGAAAAGACTGAGCAGTAA